The genome window ACTGAGACTGAGTTGTTGCATCCAATTCTGTTCCGAGCTGAGCAAATGCTTCCAACTCTCGGAACTGAGCAAGTTCTAGCTTCAAGGTTCCAGCAACTTTTTTCATTGCTTTGATCTGAGCTGCAGATCCAACCCTAGATACGGAAATTCCAACATCAACAGCAGGACGAACACCCGAAGCAAAAAGGTTGGATTGAAGATAAATCTGACCATCAGTAATCGAAATTACGTTGGTTGGAATATATGCAGAAACTTCACCCTCTTGGGTTTCGATGATTGGTAGTGCTGTCATTGATCCTGCACCGTATTTATCATCTAATTTAGCGGCTCTTTCGAGTAGACGTGAATGGAGATAGAAAACGTCACCAGGATACGCTTCACGACCTGGAGGTCTCTTAAGTAATAGTGACATTTGACGGTAAGCAACAGCTTGCTTAGAAAGGTCATCATATACAACTAGAGTAGGCTTCTTCTCATCATACATAAAGTATTCAGCCATACTTGCACCACAATAAGGAGCGATAAACTGAAGTGGCGCTGGATCAGATGCGTTCGCTGCAACAACAATTGTGTATGCCATAGCACCTTTTGCTTTGAGCTTCTCAACCAAACCAGCGATAGTGGATGCTTTTTGTCCAATCGCAACATAAACACAGATAACTCCTGTGTCTTTCTGATTGATGATAGTATCTATAGCAATAGCAGTCTTACCAGTTCCACGGTCACCGATGATCAACTCACGTTGTCCACGACCAATTGGAATCATTGCGTCAACGCTCAAAATTCCAGTTTGCATCGGCTCGCTTACCGGTTGTCTCATGGAGATTCCAGGTGCCGGAGATTCTACCGCTCTTGATTTGCTAGAAAGGATTGGACCTTTTCCATCAATCGGTTCACCTAACGGATTCACAACGCGACCCAAAAGTTCGGGACCAACTGGAACTTGAAGAATAGCTCCCGTTCTCTTAACGGTAAATCCTTCTTGAATAGCAGTATAGTCTCCTAAGATTACGACCCCGACAGAGTTCTCTTCCAAGTTCAATACTTGGCCTTTGACTCCGTTCTGGAATTCGATCAATTCCCCAGCCATTACGTTCGAAAGTCCGTAAACTCTGGCAATACCATCCCCTACTTCTAGAACGGTACCGACTTCATCGATGTTTAGATTCTTCTTAAAATTTTGTATTTCTTTTTTTAGAACCGACGTTACTTCGTCTGTTTTAATTTTCATAAATTGCTCCGACGGTTATTTTCTTAGCGAGAAGAGACTCTTTTATAGTTCTCAACTTACTTTGGATAGATGCATCCACCAGGTAATCGTTCATCCGAATCACGAAACCACCAACAATGTCAGGTGATATTTCATTGCGAATGACCGCTGATGTTTTGAATTTTTCCTCGAGTGTTTTCTTAATTCTAGATATCTCTGATTCAAGCATAGGCTCCCGAGAATAGAGCGTTACTTGACTGCGTCCTCTTAATTTATCAACGCCTTCGGAAAACACCGAACAAATCTCGGGGAAAAATTCCAAACGACCTTTATTGCTGAGGACTCCAATAAAAGAAGAAACGATTTCGCTCACTTTTCCTTTTAATGAATTCATTAACACAGTTTCTTTTTCTTCCGGCTTAACTACCGGTGATAGAATAAATTGCATAATTTCTGGATCGGTAAAAAGGATAGTCTCGACATCTCGAAGCTCTCCTTCTACCTCTTCCAAGGCAGGACCGCTGGACACCAAATCCAACAGTGCTTGGCTGTAAACAGTTGATACCTGGCTCTGATTCATTATAGGTGTCTAGATCCTTTCCAGCTTACTTAATTCTTTATCAATAAAACTTGCGTAATCATCTTTCTTAAGTTGCTTTTCTAAAATCTCACTTGCAATCAGAACTGACATTTCTGCCACTTGAATCTGCAACTCTTGAACCGCCTTTGCTTTCGCAAGTTCGATATCCCGTACAGATTGTTCTTTCAACTTTCGAATATCCGAATTCGCATCTTCGATCATTTTGTTTTTGAGATTGACTGCATCCGATTTAGCTTCGTTGATGATCGCAAGAGCCTCATCCTTAGCATGATTGACCTTTTCTTGGTAATCTCTAAGTACTTTCTCTGCATCACTACGAAGTGATGTAGCTTTTTCGATCTCACTTTCGATTCCAGCTGCACGCTCATCGAGTGCTGTTAGGATTTTGTCCCAAGCAAACTTCTTCAAAATGAAGACAACGATTAAGAATGTAACCAGGGTCCAAATTACTAGACCCGGATTCACATCCAGCAGATTCAAACCTCCACCAGCTCCTAGGAAAACCAAGGTTTTACCTATTTCTGCTCAGTTTGAGCAGCTGGGGTTTTTGCTACAGATTTCGGAAGCTCTGTATTCAATAGAGATCCAGCTTGGAACATGATTACAAGTGCGAACAATGCAGCACCTTCAATCAACGCCGCAGCGATAATCATACCTGTTTGAATAGGTCCAGCAGCGTCTGGCTGACGGCTCATACCTTCAACAGCAGATCCACCAATTCTTCCAATTCCAAGTCCAGCTCCAAGAATAGCTAAACCAGCTCCAATTCCAACTCCAATGTATCCTAAACCAAAGTCCATATTGAGTGTAACTCCTATTGATATTTAAAAATTTTCCAAAAAATTCATTTTAGTGTCGATGCATCACAGAACCAACGAAGATTGATGTGAGCAAAACAAATATGTAAGCTTGCAAAAAAGCTACAAATATTTCCAAAACATAAATTGCTCCCGCACCAACAATGGCAACAGGCACAATATAATAGGTCTGAAATTTAAAAATGAATCCAATTAACGCAAGTATGATGACGTGACCCGCTGTCATATTTGCCAAGAGACGCACTGTAAGAGCAAAGCATTTCGCAAGTGGAGACACAATGAACTCAAGAGGCCACATCAATGGCCAAAGTGCAAGAGGAACACCATTAGGAACTGAATGCGGAATGAATTTGATTCCTTGGTAAGCAAAACCAGTTCCCATGATCAATAAAAATGTCATTATAGCTAAAGAAACAGTGACACTTACGTCACCTGTCGTTGTTATACCACTCCAAACCAATGCTAACGGATGGTGATGCCCAGCATCAGAAAACAAAGTAAAGATCTCACCGATTGGTGGAATGATTCCCATCAAGTTACCTGATAGAATAAAGAAAAACAGAGTCAACATGTAGTGATAATATGCGTGGCCATGACCATGCATGCTTCCATCAACTACGTCTTTCTTGATAAATCCAACTAAAGCTTCCACTCCGTTTGCAAATCGACCATTGACTTTCATTGGATTCTTAGAAATCTTACTTGCTGCAGGAATAAATATCAATAGAAGAATCAAGCAACCAATCCACATCATGGTTACTCGTTTGGTAATATGCATGTCCAATCCACCAACATAGTGGTAGGATTTGTGATCACTGTCATGGAAAATAGCTGAGTTGTTCGGATCAAATCCTGCGCTACCTTCGTAAACTTTTTCCCCACCGAAGTTCAAAGGGAAAACTGGAGCGTCACTCAAGTGATGAACGATTACGCCATTGAGATCAAATTCTTCACCCTCAGTTGATGAAGCAACCACTGGGTTAGTGAATAAAAATAATGAAAAAATAATTGTTACTAATATTTGGTTTAGTCTAAAATTCATAAATTGGTTCATTGATTCCTGTAATGGATCAGTAATTCGTGCCCTCATAGCTCTTCTTCTTTCTGTATGATGAGGGAGTGGTTGTCCTTTGTCCAGACAGCTACAAATACAAATATTGCAAGAAAGCCAAAATAAGCAAGAAAAAATCCCAAAATAAATTCTGATCCTCCATCGCGCATTCCAATAACCAAAATTGCTAAACTTCCAAAAAAAGATAATAAAATGAGTCCTGCTTGTCCAAGCCCAGACTTAGCTCCGTAGATTCTAAACAGAATAAATTTGGCTTCAAACAAAATTGTCTGGAATCCAAGGCAAAGAAAAAATCCATTCTGTACGCTAGGAAATAAGTAAATGACAATGATTGTAAAAACTAATAAACCTAAAAGAAATAAAGTTTGGAATTTTAAAGGAGGGAGTTTGCCAAAATCAATGGGAGTTTTCAATCTTGCCTCGTTCTTCGAACTATATGAAACAAACCCAAAGAAAAACCAAGGATCATTCCTAAGAGTAGTATCCAAGGAGCTGAACCCAATTGCTTATCCAGCCAAGATCCACCGAGCAGAAAAAACAAGATGATTCCCGTAAATTCTGTTCCAAGTCCAGCAAGATGCCAAGCTGATTTTATTTTAGGAGTCTTCCGATCCTGTCCCAACGAACGTCCATTCTCCAAATTCGATACAAAATCGTTCTCTTGAGCCAGTCCATTCTAGGTTCAAATTCTTCGGAACTACTAGAATTCCCGTATGAATCAATTTCATTGGGTTGGCAATAATTTAAGATATTTGCGGCATCCCATTTCTCAGCCTCATAGGGTCCTTTTTCGGAGAGCTCAAGTCCATCCTTGAACTGACAAGTATGATCTTTCCAATTGATAGAGAAATAGATGATCAATGCTTTGCCTAAAATATCTTCTCTCGGAACAAAACCCCAACCTCGTGAATCATGTGAATTGTCACGATTGTCACCCATAACCATATAGTGACCATCTGGAATCAAACATCCATTGGAGAAATCGCAGTTGAAACGAGCTCCAGCATTGCGGATGTCATCGGAAGTCTCCAATAGTAGATGCTGGAATTCTCCTTTCGTTTCCCGAAATAAAGTTCCTGAGGAAGCTCGAATGTCATCGACGTCCGCAAGCTCTTTTCCTTGAGGAACCTCTTCTGGTGCGTAGTCAAGAAAAGAGTCGGAGCCAATTGGACGGTATTCAATAAATGCATATAAAATACGACCTTTTGATGTTTCCATATATTTTCTTGTTAGGCGGATTGTATCACCGGGCATACCGATTACCCTTTTGACAAATCTCTTAGAAAATATTCCCTCACGAGTCTCGCCGTAATTGAGGGCATCATCCGGCGGAATAAAAGTTACGATATCACCACGGCGGGGATCATCTATCCTGTAAATTTCTTTCTCAGTAAACGGGATTCGAAGCGAATATCGCATTTTATTGACAAAAAGAAAATCCCCTATTTTCAAAGTTGGGATCATTGAGCCAGAAGGTATGTTATTTGCGTCCAAAATTGATGATTTGAATGCGAAAACGAGAACGATTATACCTAGAAATGAAGAAAGTGAAGAAACAAACGAGGGGCTGTCTTCTTCAACTTCTTCGAGTTTTGATTTATTCCAAAATGCCATGTTCGAGTAGAGAATGATTTCGTTGCGTTTTCTGTCAAGAAAGGGAAAAAAAACGGGAAAAATGCTTGTACACCAAATGAATTTCACCGAGGATATACGAGAGGGTGCCATGTCCAATCTGAAAGAATATCTTAAACATTACCCAATTCTTGCCATTAAAACTGGAACGGAAACAGAGGATATGGGCTCCGAAGAAATTCTCTATCTAAAAAAACTTTGTGCCAACCTACTCCCTGTTTATGTAAAAATTGGCGGTCCCGAAGCAAGAAACGATATGCGGATATGCCAGAAAATTGGAGTGGAAGGAATTTCCGCGCCAATGATCGAGTCCGAATATGCATTACGAAATTTTATCTCATCTCTTAAGAACGTCGTTGCTCCAAAATACTATCAATCGCTTCGCAAGTCCATAAATCTAGAAACAATAACTGGATACAAAAACTATTTGGATATTCTGGATAGACCAGAAATAAATGAGTTAGATCAAATAACAGCCGCTAGATCAGATTTATCTGCATCCATGGATAGAAAGCCAGATGATCCAGAAGTAACGCGAGTTACGAGAAATATTGTTAGGATGGCCAAGGAGCGCGGACTCAATACTTGCGTTGGCGGAACGATAACTAAAAAGAATTTTGATCTCATTCGAGAAGAAATCCAACCTGATTTTATCAATTCAAGACATATCATGGTTGATGTGTCAAAACTAAAATCAATCACAGGAGAAGAGATTGCTGAAGCGATGCTTTCTATTGAGATTGAAATCTATGAGCTATTTGCAAAAGAGTTCCCAGAAAAATCCTATCATTACAAAAATAGAATTGAAACCAATCGCGAAAGAATCGGAGAACGGAAAGTACTTTATTTTATTAGATGAAGCCAAACTTCATTCGAAGCATCTTTTTTGCTTTTGTTATTCTCTATTTTTTCAATTTGTTTTTGTATCCACATTCTGATCCAAGAATATTTCATAGAATTTTTGCTTACATTGCAATATTAATTGGAACTATCCTATTTTATTATCTGTATTCAAATCGGCTTGCTATAACAAATAATAGCAACTCATCTGACTCAATAACTCATAAAATAAAATCCAATTATGAAACGTCTTCTGAGGAAGGCTTCAATTCGAAGAAAATTTATTTATTTTATGTATTTATCGGAATCATTCTTTCTTTAACTTTTATCGTTCATTTCGTTCTCGTAACATTCGGACTGCAATCCATATTTTTCTTAGGTGAACTAGACTTTGTTTCTATGGGAGAAATTATCAACAACATCGCAAGAGATGGTAATTTTACATCCCGCTTTCACGGCGACTTTCAATCTTCCTATCTCGCACATCATTTCGCTCCGGGACTTGTTTTCTATGTTCCGTTTTTTTGGCTAACGAATGATCGGCTTATTCTCGCTTGGTCCCAATGTTTTTATACTTTAGTAATTATTGTTCTAATCTATTTGAATATAAAAAAATACAATTGGAAATCTTGGGAATATTATTTCTGGATATTGATTTTTGCATCTAATATCTATTTGTACAGATTGTCTTTATCTTATCACTTTGAGATCCTCTATGTAATTTTCTTTCTCGGGATTATCTATTTTCGCAATCAATCCAATATCTTCGGAGAAATTTTATGCTTATTTTCTGCGATCAGCATAAAAGAAGATATTGCCATCTACTTAGGATTGTTCTATGCAATTGAATCAATTACAAGCTTCAAGATTATTTTAGGAAGTCCAAAGAACACAATTCAGTTAGGTTCTATAAATATTAGTACAACTGAAAAGAAAGAATGGATATTACCTATAAAAGATTTCTGCATAAGTCTTTTCTGTATTTTGACATTTTTCATTTTTACTCCCCTTCTAAGGAATCTAATGGAAGTCAATAGCGACGAAAATTGGCTTAGTATATGGTCTAACTGGGGAACCACACCTGTACAAATTGTTACAACAGTTATCTTTCATCCAATTGATTTCCTAACTTCCATTTTTGCAAAAAAAAATATTCTTCTAGAAATCTCGATGGGATTTGCTTTTCTATTTTGGTTATCCCCTAAACATTTTATCTACATATTTATGATCAGCTGCTTGCATTTTATATCCTCTAGGGAATGGCATAACGAATTGTACAATTATTATATCTATCCGATCTTACCCGTTTTGATTATAGGAACCATTGAAGGTTGGAACAGAATTCGGAAATATCTTGGCCATTATATGGTTCCCATTATTTTCTTGGGATTGGGGATAATATTTTATAGAAATTCTCTGGATATAAATTTCCCCTTCACTGCATCCAATCATTATAAATCAACATCTGCTTTGGATGAAAAATTATACAATACAAAAGAAATCGTTAAATTAATTCCAAATTATTCAATAGTTGCAACAGAATTTGATCTCGGGAGTTTTGTATCGCTTAAGAATAAACTCATTCCAATCAAAGAGGATTTTTCTGCATTTGGTTCGGATAGTCCAGAATATATCTTAATCGATACAGATATGGGATTCTCACCTTATATTTCACTAAACACCATTCGTGACTGGGAGAAAAGTTGGATCACCGAACAATCATATAATGTTTTTGCAGAAAAGGGTAGTCTGCGTTTACTGAAGAAGAAATAAAGCTAATCGTTGATACAATAATTCTATGGGATGACCAAAATCATTGTTACCATAAAACCACGACCTGGTTCGGATTGAACAAAAAGTTCCGAACCTGGCAGTTTCCATTTTATACGTTGCCGAACTTCCCCGAGACTTCTACTGAAAATTTGTTCTTCCAAATTGATGCTCTCATCAATTTTCATTCCCTTACCATTATCTGAAATGTTGATTCGTATTGATTTCTCGGAATCCCTTAGCGCATGTATGTTCAAAATATGATCTGTTTTGCTCTGAGTTCGAAATCCATGCTTGAATGAATTTTCAATGATTGGTTGAAGAATTAGCGGAGGAAGTCGGACATCTTCAAAACTGCAATCAAGTCGCTGATTGATTGTTAGAGTATCATAAAAACGCAATTTCTGCAAATGCAAATAGTCATCAAGAAATCCCCACTCTTCTGCAAATGGAATTAGGTCTCGATTGCTCTGATCTAAGAAAAATCTGTAGTTATTTGCAAGCTTTAAAATGGCATCGCTTATTAGCTCAGGCTTTACTTGGTAGAGAGCATGGATTGTATTTAGAGAATTGAATAGAAAATGTGGATTCATCTTCGATTGAAGATTACGAAATTTGGATTCCTTTAGATCGTTTTCTGCTTTCTGTAACATTTTTCTTTTTTCAAATATATTTCGTTCTAAGTTGAAACCCTGCGCTATAACACCGATTAATACACCCCATTGTACAAATGAAAAAGAACTTGGATCATTGCCCAACTCCAATAAAACCTCAATTGGTATACAGATAAAAGTCAATGCAAGTCCTACAAAATTACCCAGTCCATCTGGATGTCCATTTTTCCATGCCCTAAAGCTAACATAAATCGCAGACAGAAATGTAAACAAAACCAAAATAAGATACAGAAATCGATAGTGTATAAAATAAGTTATAGCTAAAGGGGATATATTTAGACATAGAGCGGCTGTGATCGTAACAATCGATACAACTAAATGAATTGAAATTAGAATATTCAATATTCCCCATTGCTTTGAACCAAATAATCTTCGTAAGCCGATAAGCATCGGAATCAGAAATAGACTATTGGCCATTATTAGTAGCGTAAAAAAATAACTTAAATCCTTTACCAAAAAATTCATGACTGGATTGGATAGAAAACCGATTAAACCAAATAAAAAAGCAAAGGATCCGAATTCTAAACTCAATTTATAGTTTTTCTTCCAATTAATGAGAGATATAACGATTACAGCCAATCCAATAAAGAGAAAGAAAGAACTCAGAGCAATTAAGGGTATCTGATCTCTAAGGAACTGAGTTGTAATATCATCCACACTTCCCATAGAAAAATTTTGTGGAGTGATTAGATACAAATAGCCTTTCTGATGCAAAATTCTCAAATATAAATATTTCTCAGATTTACCGTTTAATTTGACCCAAGAAATAAAAAATTCTTTCTGATTGAATACAGGATTCTCGACATCTAAATCTCCCATTTGCCCTAACAAATCGCCAGAATCATTAAAAATCTGATAAGCAACTCCACCATATTGCAATAATGAAGAAGTATGATCCCAATTATCCACTTCACTCACATCAAAGCGCATCCATAGAAATGACTCATCTGCAACCTTTTGCAATTCAGAATTGGAAATCAAAAGATCCATATTATTCCAAGTTCTTGTTTTCAATTCGGAAAACTTAAGCTTACCGAACTCATCTTTTCCAATATCACCTTTGATAAACTCAAATTTATTATAAATTTTATAAATATTTTTTCTAGTATTTGATCTTTCTGAAAAATATTCAAACGATGAGAATACGAAGACTATTCCGATACATAGTAACAGTGATAACGAGACCCAACTCGATTCAAAAATCAGATGGATTTTTCTTTTGAAATTTTCTAAAAATGAACCCATTATTTATAGACCAAGTCGTCCTTTTAAATTAGATGCATAGGCACGACCAACCGGAAGTACAGTGTCTTCTCCGTCTCTTAATTCCAACAAATATGATCCACCTTTATCATAGCGTATGGACGAGATATATTTTTTATTCACCATGTAACCTTTGTGGATACGATAGAAATGTTCATCAGAAAGTTTTCCTTCAATATCTTTTAATAATTTTGACACTTCATAATCTTTTTCTTTAGCATGGATCACGGTGTTTTTGTTATGCGAAGATAAATAAACTATCTCATCATAAGGGAGAAAACATTTTGCAGAATTACTTGTGAAAGTCAAAGATTGGGATTGAATATCTTGGCTATTGCGAATGTCTCCCCAGAATCTTATAGCCTTTTCGACCGATTTCCTAAATCTAGAAAAATCAAATGGCTTGAGCAAATAATCCAAAGCTTCATATTCAAATGCACTCACTGCGAATTCACTATAAGCAGTTGCAAATATAAAAAAACTATTCTTGTTGTGGAATTTTTTTAGTAAATCCAAGCCAGATTGGACTGGGATGTTTATATCCATAAAAATTAAATCATATTCTTTGTGGGAAAGTAAGCTCTCAGCGATCTGTCCATCTTCTGCAACTCCTGCGAGAACAAGTTCGGGACAATCCAAAACGTATTTAACCAGAAGTTCTCTTGCAGGATATTCGTCCTCAACGATCAATACGGAATAAGCTGTCTTTTCAATCATAAAGTATTTCTTAAATTGTTCTATTTATTATAAAATCCATTTATACGCAAATTTGCAAGCGTATACGCAAAACTGATGAGAATATACAATAGCGTTCACTCCTTGACAGATAGCTCTCACAGATATGGTGAAAGTATCTGACTACCCGCCTTTCTTTATCGATCGGTTGTATTATAGAAAATTTTATCGGAATTTAAAATATAGCAAAACTTTGAATTTTAGAAATTTTTATTGACTAGCCTCAGTGAATACAGCATCATACTTTTCTAAATTCGAAAAAGAAGAGTTCAATTAAATGAAAATTCTAATCCTAGTTTCTATAACCCTAACGGCATTAGCTAATTGCAATTCCACTTCTGAGAAATCTCAGATTCCGTTGGGTGCGAATATTCAGAAAATATCATCAAATCCTGAGCAATATAAGATCATTTCCACTGCAAAGGCTGCTGAAACTACTTTAGAAAGACGAAATTCCATGATCATGCAGAGATCATCTTGTGAAGGAGCTGATCTATTAGCACGAGAGAAACTAAAAGAAGTAAGTCAAGACCCGAAGGATTGGAAAAGCGCAACTGTAAAGACGAGTGAGAAGATTTTCTATCAGGGCGAGTTTTGTTCAAAAGAATTTCTATTTACACCTGGTAAATAGTCATGATTCAGAAATTATTTATTTCCTTTTTCATTTGTTTATGCATTCTACCTAATTTTCTCGCGAAAATCCAGGCACAATCGAATTCAAATTTGATTATTCTTGGTGAATTCAAAGGAATTCAGAATCAGGAACCGAGTATTACGACTACATTGACTAAACGAGTGACAGATTCGCTTGAAAAGGATAATTTTTCCGTCAAAGAAATTCCCTACAACCAGGTCAAAAATAATCTTGAATATACAAAAAGGCAGACAGCCCAATTTTATATAACAGGATATTATAATAGAAGTAGATTCGGAAACCTTGAAATATTCGCACAGATTTATAATCCTGAGACAGAAACTTTAATTGATGCATTGAGTATATCTGATGAGGTATTGAAAATTGAAGGTCTAGCTATAAACGATGCTGACGTAAAACAATCTGATGAAGAAATAATAGAAAAATTTGTAAAAAGATTAAATATTAAACTAAAACTCAATCCTAAAAAACAGGAAAGAAGAGAAGAGATCAACGAACATGTATTTGGAACTAAGATCAATAATAAAGAAGAATATCCTGTTGCAAAAGAAGATATCTCCAAGGAAGCGAGTCAAGTTTTTAAACTTTTGGAGGAAATAGAAGTTGTTTCCGCCACAAAAACTAAAGTAAAAATCATTGAAGCTCCGGCTGCCGTTTATGTTGTAACGGCAAAACAAATTCGTGAGCGCGGCTACAGAACGTTATCGGATGCTTTGCATCATTTACCTGGATTTGACTTCCAACACAATTACGGAATTTTTCCAGAGTTAATACACCAACGGGGATTAGTTGGAAATAATAACAGAACCAATATCTATATCGATGGTATCCAAGATAACAATATCAATGAAAATGGTTTTCTTGCAGGTTCAATTCGATTCCCGTTGATGAATGTTGAACGAATCGAAGTTGTATCTGGACCGGCATCTGCCCTTTACGGAGCGAACGCTTTCAACGGTATCATCAACATTATCACGAAAGATGGGAGCACGTCACCTGGCAATCATGCTGAATTTACCTACGGAAGTTATGAAAGCAATTTCAAAAATCCAGGTGCTTCTGCCAATTTCTCAGCTCGAGGTGTGTCTGAATCTGGCGGGATTCAATACAGCATAGGTGGATACTATTACAAAACGCAAGGTCCAAATTTTGGAGGAATAGGAAGACTTGATGGTGATGATCCTGTCGAGAACAAACTCTGCGGTGGTCAATGTATTTCTGATGGGAATGGTTTAGGATACTATTGGTCACCAAACTACAATAATTCGAAAGAAGAAACATACAATGTTACCGCCAAGTTCAAGATGAAAAATTTCCGATTCCAAACTATCAATTGGAAATATCATCAAGGTGAAGGAACATTTGCGAATGGTAACCAACAAATTGATTTCAAACAGCGAGGCCTTGAAACAGGCAAATTTGATGAGAGAAATACTGCTAGGTTACTTGGAATTCTAAATGGAAATGCAAGCCCAGAAGGATTTATTGGTTCCAATTGGGATTTCCAAAACAATGCAGTCACAATGGGCTATGATCTACCTCTTACCGATAAGTTGAGCCTTGATTCTGAAGCTACAGTTCGTCATACATCGATTATGTCATCAAGCAAAGAATCCTATCCAAATGATACATCGACCAACCCACAGTATAGAACTGGGGATTTCACAATTGCAGAGAATTACGCAAGACCTGATTATGCTTATCAGCTAGAAGAGAAACTTTTCTATAATCCCAATGAATATATGTCTACAGTTGTTGGTATCGTTGCAAGGCATTTTGTTGTTGCAAAAGGCTATGGAACCTACGAGAGAGTGAACATCAACAACTTTGCTGGATATATTCAACAGAGCATCCGAATCTGGGAAAAAGTCACTTTGTTAGGTGGTATACGTCATGACGAAACATCAACTTATGGTGGAGCAACCAACCCAAGAGCAAGTATTGTTTATCAACCAATAAAAGAATTATCTTTTAAGGCTTTGTACAGCACGGGGTTTAGAGAACCTACAGTTTTTGAGCTTTTCTCGCAGACTTTGCAAAGAAAAACAAACCCTGATTTAATTCCAGAAACATTGGTGACTAAAGAATTAGGAATGAGTTATATTCTTTTCAAAAAATTATCTGGATCCATTCATGCTTTTGAGAACAAAATTGAAAATCTTATCATTGAAGTAAGAACAAGAGACGACTTGGCTATCAATGGTGTAGAACCTACTGCAGGCTCTTGGAACCAGAATCAAAATTTAGGTGAAGTTAAGATTAGAGGTTTAGAATTTTCTAATAATACAAAGATCACAGATTGGTTAGATGTTTTTGCTAATTATACCTATACCCGTGGAGAGTATATAAATCTTCCATCCAGCCTACAAACTTCTCCAAGTACTCGAGGTCGCGAAGGAGATAATTACGGTGATGATATCTACTTGGCAATTTATGAAGAATTGACTGGAGATAAAACTAGTCCGACAAAAGGACCAGTTCCACATATTGCTCCACATAAATGGAATGTGGGATTTACTTACCATATCAATA of Leptospira sp. GIMC2001 contains these proteins:
- a CDS encoding TonB-dependent receptor plug domain-containing protein translates to MIQKLFISFFICLCILPNFLAKIQAQSNSNLIILGEFKGIQNQEPSITTTLTKRVTDSLEKDNFSVKEIPYNQVKNNLEYTKRQTAQFYITGYYNRSRFGNLEIFAQIYNPETETLIDALSISDEVLKIEGLAINDADVKQSDEEIIEKFVKRLNIKLKLNPKKQERREEINEHVFGTKINNKEEYPVAKEDISKEASQVFKLLEEIEVVSATKTKVKIIEAPAAVYVVTAKQIRERGYRTLSDALHHLPGFDFQHNYGIFPELIHQRGLVGNNNRTNIYIDGIQDNNINENGFLAGSIRFPLMNVERIEVVSGPASALYGANAFNGIINIITKDGSTSPGNHAEFTYGSYESNFKNPGASANFSARGVSESGGIQYSIGGYYYKTQGPNFGGIGRLDGDDPVENKLCGGQCISDGNGLGYYWSPNYNNSKEETYNVTAKFKMKNFRFQTINWKYHQGEGTFANGNQQIDFKQRGLETGKFDERNTARLLGILNGNASPEGFIGSNWDFQNNAVTMGYDLPLTDKLSLDSEATVRHTSIMSSSKESYPNDTSTNPQYRTGDFTIAENYARPDYAYQLEEKLFYNPNEYMSTVVGIVARHFVVAKGYGTYERVNINNFAGYIQQSIRIWEKVTLLGGIRHDETSTYGGATNPRASIVYQPIKELSFKALYSTGFREPTVFELFSQTLQRKTNPDLIPETLVTKELGMSYILFKKLSGSIHAFENKIENLIIEVRTRDDLAINGVEPTAGSWNQNQNLGEVKIRGLEFSNNTKITDWLDVFANYTYTRGEYINLPSSLQTSPSTRGREGDNYGDDIYLAIYEELTGDKTSPTKGPVPHIAPHKWNVGFTYHINKNVSFFLSGSYVDVRRNISTNPNNAVGSYTMMKANFRWENFIFEGLYFNVLVNNATNDLFFDPGIRNAAGGYYPTQHPLERRNIWITLGKNF